A DNA window from Halichondria panicea chromosome 16, odHalPani1.1, whole genome shotgun sequence contains the following coding sequences:
- the LOC135349696 gene encoding serine/threonine-protein kinase ULK4-like has product MENYLLCGELQSQEEGVSAWPTPVSLVYKGRRKGSVQFVGIGKYDKQDKKYIENGVQLMHSLDHENVLKFSEWYETPQHIWVITELAIGGTLSHILHQDGCIPSPNIHDFVRDIAAGLTYIHSRGVLYCDLQPSKIVLDGRQLLKLSDFTLAQTMADCHNHYNLTSLVNTLLTPSGKDHPLKYAPSPFYAAPELFVDGGQFSTASDLWSLGCIVYELSLGCKPFDSNDPDLLLQSISCIQPNAVVQSPETAQLLSNLLTGEPSHRTTPPQYT; this is encoded by the exons ATGGAGAACTACCTTCTGTGTGGTGAGCTCCAGTCCCAAGAGGAGGGTGTCTCTGCCTGGCCCACCCCGGTCAGCCTCGTGTACAAGGGACGGAGGAAGGGAAGTGTGCAGTTTGTGGGGATAGGGAAATACGACAAGCAAGACAAGAAATACATCGAGAATGGA GTACAGCTGATGCATTCTTTGGATCACGAGAACGTGCTCAAGTTCAGTGAATGGTACGAGACTCCACAGCACATCTGGGTCATCACAGAGCTGGCCATCGGAGGCACCCTCTCTCACATACTGCACCAAGATGGCTGCATTCCCAGCCCTAATATCCACGACTTTGTCCGGGACATTGCAGCTGGACTGACCTACATTCACTCCAGGGGGGTGCTCTATTGTGACCTGCAGCCCTCCAAG ATTGTACTGGATGGCCGTCAGCTACTGAAACTCAGCGACTTCACGCTAGCCCAGACAATGGCTGACTGCCATAACCATTACAACCTCACGTCACTTGTAAACACATTACTGACGCCCTCGGGAAAAGACCACCCTCTAAAATACGCCCCCTCACCATTCTACGCTGCTCCTGAGTTGTTTGTTGATGGTGGACAGTTTTCAACAGCCAGTGACCTGTGGTCTCTAGGCTGCATCGTGTATGAGCTGAGTCTAG GTTGCAAACCATTTGATAGCAATGACCCTGACCTGCTACTCCAGTCTATCTCGTGCATACAACCAAACGCTGTGGTACAGTCTCCAGAAACAGCTCAACTATTATCAAACCTCCTCACAGGGGAACCTAGTCATCGGACTACACCGCCTCAGTATACATGA
- the LOC135349690 gene encoding fibropellin-1-like: MDLKITVLLVTILCLSKVVYGSYLLEIGARNYRNYQHKESSGHCCELYRTRNCDPWWCAHCHCDNRFRFCLQYSGTHHNGDTGNCPLGSYFTWTVGDDSFTFRNWISRHRGIPNPMTFAGAVWPGAIQLFVQVIDNDPFEDDHVDDIYIDRTLSTSSSFTPYQTYTGDYGNSRIELTFRVHCDPHFYGSHCSQYCVDTDNVGGHYTCDRNNGNRICLPGWTSHTCTIAVCPDGCNPLRASCKKPGKCVCNDGWHGDNCSLCDPAQQCSEVGGFCNIPGECICKDGFAGRHCEVDVIPCERQQPCAHKATCTNNGAGGYTCHCPRGYEGDTCDEDIDECSGATPCLNDGTCNDMVGGYSCTCSPGYSGDNCQLDIDECAGNTDCGNNGTCQDEVNGFRCVCERGYTGQFCNSTIDYCLSNPCLNNGTCTSDFNGFDCNCTDGFFGDTCQTTTNACRSSPCVNGSCHDQLNNTVYCDCDPGYTGAMCDTAFSVCDPNPCNNGNCTEDGYEYLCTCSPGWTGSGCQTEIKPCDSSPCENGGSCENEATGFVCSCVTGFTGDRCQGSIDYCSPDPCIHRGTCKNETNRFFCDCVEGFEGERCEINIQCLVNPCENGGTCQIQSFPTSSVVEPVCSCAPGWTGERCEVDIEECLSQPCKNNATCQEGINEYTCVCALGWGGDECEDRVGGCFDKPCLNGANCTTVVNTTDYTCECVPGYYGNECELEVDECLPQPCGEGGNCTDLIADYNCTCSQDYKGRDCQLDMNMCRSSPCLNEGTCTNREDSYTCTCPPGLSGHNCGDVDDCTPTSCSVNGTCVDAVDDYICVCNTGFTGRECEVPLSNNPVTSQQAGSIGGTVGGSITGVLVLLALLILILVVLLLLIRKRNKNPYKLQAGNYCEPSMLNIPESPEGTPHPAFHNPTYCDTATSPQNAERDFSNPLYTESSEEGHGNGGAVYEDGAYATVGVPTGDNYNRLQHTTTKPLPSQPPPSPLEYSYISVRSGNNQTRNTANGYSLINNQ, translated from the exons ATGGATCTTAAAATCACAGTGTTACTCGTCACCATCCTTTGCCTTTCTAAG GTGGTGTATGGTAGCTACCTACTGGAGATTGGTGCTCGAAACTATCGAAACTACCAGCATAAAGAGAGCTCTGGTCACTGCTGTGAATTGTACCGAACCAGAAACTGTGACCCGTGGTGGTGTGCACACTGTCACTGTGACAACCGGTTCAGATTTTGCCTCCAATATTCAGGGACTCATCACAATGGAGACACGGGGAACTGCCCACTGGGGAGCTATTTCACTTGGACGGTGGGGGATGACAGTTTCACTTTCCGTAATTGGATTTCTCGTCACCGTGGTATACCCAATCCCATGACGTTCGCTGGAGCAGTGTGGCCA GGTGCTATCCAACTATTTGTGCAAGTTATCGATAATGATCCTTTTGAAGATGACCACGTAGACGATATCTACATTGACAGAACACTGTCTACTAGTAGCTCATTTACCCCATACCAAACTTATACTGGGGACTATGGAAACAGTCGAATCGAGCTAACGTTTAGAGTGCACTGTGATCCACATTTCTATGGCTCTCACTGTTCTCAATATTGTGTGGATACTGACAATGTTGGAGGACATTATACTTGCGATAGGAATAATGGAAACAGAATATGTCTGCCTGGATGGACtagtcacacatgcacaatag CTGTGTGCCCTGATGGGTGCAATCCCCTGAGGGCCTCATGCAAGAAACCAGGAAAATGCGT ATGCAACGATGGTTGGCATGGAGACAACTGCTCTCTGTGTGACCCAGCACAACAATGCT CTGAAGTTGGAGGGTTCTGTAACATCCCTGGAGAGTGTATCTGTAAAGATGGGTTTGCAGGCAGACACTGTGAAGTAG ATGTTATTCCCTGTGAGAGGCAACAACCTTGTGCTCACAAGGCCACCTGTACTAACAATGGTGCTGGAGGCTACACCTGTCATTGCCCTAGGGGCTATGAGGGAGATACTTGTGACGAGGATATCGATGAGTGCTCAGGTGCTACTCCTTGTCTCAATGATGGAACATGCAAT gacATGGTGGGAGGGTACTCTTGTACCTGTTCCCCTGGTTACAGTGGAGACAACTGCCAGCTGGATATTGACGAGTGTGCCGGGAATACAGACTGTGGGAACAACGGTACATgtcag gaCGAGGTGAATGgtttcaggtgtgtgtgtgagcgtggCTACACTGGCCAGTTCTGTAATAGCACGATCGACTACTGTCTCTCCAACCCGTGTCTGAACAAtggcacatgtaca AGTGATTTTAACGGGTTCGATTGCAATTGCACTGATGGATTCTTTGGAGATACATGTCAAACAACCACCAATGCGTGCAGAAGTAGCCCGTGTGTGAACGGCTCATGTCAT GACCAACTCAACAATACCGTCTACTGTGACTGTGATCCTGGATACACTGGAGCGATGTGTGACACTGCGTTTAGTGTCTGTGACCCCAATCCTTGCAACAATGGAAACTGTACT gaaGATGGGTATGAGTATTTGTGTACCTGTTCTCCTGGTTGGACTGGGAGTGGTTGTCAAACTGAAATAAAGCCGTGTGATAGCAGCCCTTGTGAGAATGGTGGCTCTTGTGAG AATGAAGCCACTGGTTTTGTGTGCTCATGTGTGACTGGTTTCACTGGTGATCGTTGTCAAGGGTCCATCGATTACTGCTCTCCTGATCCGTGCATACATAGGGGAACGTGTAAG AATGAAACAAATAGATTTTTTTGCGACTGCGTGGAAGGTTTCGAAGGAGAGCGCTGTGAAATAAACATCCAATGTCTTGTAAATCCCTGTGAAAATGGAGGCACCTGTCAG ATACAGAGTTTCCCTACATCATCGGTAGTGGAGCCTGTATGTAGCTGTGCTCCAGGGTGGACGGGGGAGCGCTGTGAGGTGGACATTGAGGAATGCTTGTCACAACCATGTAAGAACAACGCCACATGTCAG GAGGGTATCAACGagtacacgtgtgtgtgtgcgctcGGCTGGGGAGGGGATGAGTGTGAGGACAGGGTGGGTGGGTGCTTTGACAAGCCATGTCTCAACGGAGCAAACTGTACAACA GTTGTAAACACCACTGACTACacttgtgagtgtgtgccGGGTTACTATGGTAATGAGTGTGAGCTGGAGGTGGACGAGTGCCTCCCACAAccgtgtggggaggggggcaaCTGTACTGACCTCATAGCTGACTATAACTGTACCTGTTCCCAAGACTACAAG GGTCGTGACTGTCAGCTGGATATGAACATGTGTCGTTCCTCTCCCTGCCTTAACGAGGGGACGTGTACTAACAGGGAGGACAGTTACACCTGCACCTGTCCCCCTGGACTCAGCGGACACAACTGCGGTGATGTGGATGACTGCACACCAACATCCTGCTCTGTCAACGGAACATGTGTG GATGCCGTTGATGACTACATCTGTGTGTGCAACACTGGGTTTACTGGCCGAGAATGTGAAGTCCCTTTGAGCAATAATCCTGTTACAAGTCAACAAG CTGGCTCTATTGGTGGAACAGTGGGGGGAAGCATCACCGGAGTACTAGTCCTGCTTGCCTTGCTGATACTAATCCTTGTTGTGCTATTGTTACTGATAAGAAAACGAAACAAAAACCCAT ATAAACTCCAGGCTGGTAACTACTGTGAACCCTCTATGCTCAATATACCAGAGTCCCCTGAAGGCACGCCTCATCCTGCCTTCCATAATCCAACCTACTGCGATACTGCCACTAGTCCACAGAATGCAGAGAGAGACTTCAGCAATCCACTGTACACTGAGAGCAGCGAAG AGGGCCACGGTAATGGAGGTGCAGTTTATGAAGATGGAGCTTATGCAACAGTGGGTGTTCCAACAGGTGACAACTACAACAGACTGCAACATACAACCACCAAACCGTTGCCATCACAACCCCCGCCCTCGCCCTTGGAGTACTCTTATATCTCTGTGAGATCTGGGAACAACCAAACAAGGAACACAGCTAATGGATACTCTCTTATTAACAATCAGTGA
- the LOC135349694 gene encoding 2-hydroxyacylsphingosine 1-beta-galactosyltransferase-like, which yields MIVCDFSVIHIGLHYAILGRKVIAFSSMLPPYPAIESPWPLPFTLSGGQSDDLSFLERLQNSILAPLLIPAWNYLFWIFCKGDERLETTLNGINFMRYPGINIPHLITSVIGFDTPALQTPLRHYVGPMVKKRTDKLAEDLEEWLSNKRERSVIYISMGTTGYVSGDVARTIIESVMATKFDAVWALRDNNRGSIEGVEIDDNRIFISGWVPQQTILAHASIRLCILHCGLNSVQESLYNGLPVVCLPHAFDHFATGGTIRNIRVGISMYSFFDSILGHTDVSIKDLTNAITTVSSDGYVANARRVSLVYKFAGGAETAAGLVEYYTDVGYDHLIPAFARYQWSWIQYRNLDVCAVLFSILAVFMFLSYKCLYSCVCVKVCRK from the coding sequence ATGATCGTATGCGATTTCTCTGTTATACATATCGGACTACACTATGCCATCTTGGGCAGGAAAGTCATTGCGTTCAGCTCCATGCTTCCCCCCTACCCTGCTATAGAATCCCCCTGGCCTCTTCCATTCACACTTAGCGGAGGCCAATCAGACGATTTGAGCTTCTTAGAACGTCTACAAAACTCGATACTAGCACCTTTGCTCATCCCAGCATGGAACTATCTATTCTGGATCTTCTGCAAAGGCGACGAGAGATTGGAAACAACTCTAAATGGTATTAACTTTATGCGATATCCTGGGATTAATATTCCCCATCTGATAACATCTGTAATTGGGTTCGATACACCTGCACTTCAAACTCCCCTCAGGCATTACGTAGGACCTATGGTGAAGAAAAGAACGGACAAATTAGCAGAGGATCTGGAGGAATGGCTTAGTAACAAGAGAGAGAGATCTGTTATCTATATCAGCATGGGTACCACTGGCTATGTATCCGGGGATGTTGCTAGGACAATCATCGAAAGTGTGATGGCAACGAAATTTGATGCAGTTTGGGCCCTGAGAGACAACAATAGAGGGTCTATAGAAGGTGTTGAAATTGATGACAATCGAATATTTATATCGGGATGGGTGCCACAGCAGACGATACTCGCGCATGCATCGATCCGATTGTGTATTCTCCATTGTGGACTGAATAGTGTGCAGGAGAGCCTATACAATGGCCTGCCTGTTGTGTGCCTGCCTCATGCCTTCGATCATTTCGCGACTGGTGGGACCATTCGTAATATTCGTGTGGGAATATCCATGTACAGTTTTTTCGATAGCATTCTTGGGCATACAGACGTATCAATAAAGGATTTAACAAATGCAATCACGACAGTTTCAAGTGATGGGTATGTAGCAAATGCTAGGAGGGTTTCACTCGTGTACAAGTTTGCTGGAGGAGCAGAGACAGCTGCAGGCCTGGTGGAGTACTATACTGATGTTGGGTACGATCACCTCATACCAGCCTTTGCAAGATATCAGTGGAGCTGGATACAGTATCGTAATCTCGATGTGTGTGCTGTTCTGTTTAGTATTTTAGCTGTGTTTATGTTTCTGTCGTACAAGTGCTTGTATAGTTGTGTCTGTGTGAAAGTATGTAGAAAGTGA
- the LOC135349698 gene encoding transgelin-3-like — MANRPQGFGMTAEVAAKIAGKYDASLDAQARDWINQVTEPEEELAIDGNPDTLHEGLKDGVLLCKLINVICPGSVNKVNTSKMAFKQMENIGKFLDACETYGVNKLDLFQTVSLYEATNMPQVIDGIHALGRKAGSKGFSPSIGAKESQQNKREFTDEQLQAGKGVIGLQMGSNKGASQAGMDYGKPRQIAEQ; from the exons ATGGCTAATAGACCACAAGGATTTGGAATGACTGCTGAAGTAGCAGCCAAG ATTGCAGGGAAGTATGATGCTAGTTTGGATGCACAAGCAAGAGATTGGATCAATCAAGTTACTGAACCAGAAGAGGAACTGGCAATAGATGGCAATCCAGATACCCTTCACGAAGGGCTCAAGGACGGCGTGCTCCTCTGCAAACTAATCAATGTAATCTGTCCAGGATCTGTAAACAAGGTTAACACAAGCAAAATGGCATTCAAGCAG ATGGAGAACATCGGAAAATTTTTGGATGCTTGCGAAACATATGGAGTAAACAAGCTGGATTTGTTTCAAACTGTCAGTTTGTACGAAGCAACTAATATGCCTCAG GTAATCGATGGGATCCATGCTCTTGGTAGAAAGGCTGGCAGTAAGGGATTTTCACCCTCCATTGGAGCAAAGGAGTCGCAACAAAACAAGAGGGAATTTACTGATGAGCAGTTGCAGGCTGGCAAGGGTGTCATTGGTCTCCAGATGGGCTCGAACAAGGGAGCTAGTCAAGCAGGCATGGACTATGGTAAACCTCGCCAGATTGCCGAGCAATGA
- the LOC135349700 gene encoding muscle-specific protein 20-like: MSDRPRGYGMTAEVSDKIQGKYSPELEREAREWMGDVIGETVEGPIQDSCKDGRILCKLINVLQPGSVKKINESKMAFKQMENIGNFLDACVTYGVPKTDLFQTVDLFEAQNIPQVVNGIHAVGRKAGKKGFNGPTIGPKEAAANKRDFTDEQLKAGQNVIGLQMGSNKGASQTGMSYGAPRQIHDPTA; encoded by the exons ATGTCTGATCGACCTAGAGGCTATGGAATGACAGCTGAAGTATCTGATAAA ATACAGGGCAAATATAGCCCGGAACTAGAGAGAGAAGCTAGAGAGTGGATGGGTGATGTGATTGGAGAAACTGTTGAAGGCCCAATCCAAGATTCCTGCAAAGATGGCCGCATCCTCTGCAAGCTGATTAACGTGCTTCAACCTGGATCTGTGAAAAAAATCAACGAAAGCAAGATGGCCTTCAAGCAG ATGGAGAACATCGGGAATTTCCTCGATGCTTGCGTTACTTATGGCGTACCTAAAACAGACCTGTTCCAGACTGTGGACTTGTTCGAGGCTCAAAATATACCCCAG GTGGTCAATGGTATCCATGCTGTTGGTAGAAAAGCTGGCAAGAAGGGATTTAATGGACCTACCATTGGACCAAAGGAGGCAGCTGCAAACAAAAGAGACTTCACTGATGAACAGTTGAAGGCAGGGCAGAATGTCATTGGTCTCCAGATGGGCTCAAACAAGGGAGCTAGTCAAACAGGCATGAGCTATGGCGCACCTCGCCAGATCCATGACCCTACTGCTTAA